From a region of the uncultured Desulfatiglans sp. genome:
- a CDS encoding hypothetical protein (Evidence 5 : Unknown function), whose product METSLRNFNKETYTVLREISETLSRTKTLNLELSSSIILSGIHLSNVQKEIRKMQGPEERKEMIREYESVKRAIRKILSRIKTERGVS is encoded by the coding sequence ATGGAAACATCTTTGCGCAATTTCAATAAAGAGACATACACGGTTCTACGAGAAATCAGTGAAACCTTGAGTCGAACCAAAACGCTGAACCTGGAATTAAGCTCCTCAATAATCCTGTCAGGGATTCATTTGAGCAATGTCCAAAAGGAAATTCGGAAGATGCAAGGACCTGAAGAACGAAAGGAGATGATCCGCGAATATGAATCTGTCAAAAGGGCTATTCGAAAAATCTTATCAAGAATCAAAACTGAAAGGGGGGTTTCATGA
- a CDS encoding hypothetical protein (Evidence 5 : Unknown function), with protein MRYSNLHNLIQNLTGPPCLQIKLVTTLPNKIDGVKGRHIIPELIKIRPTKTNLFPYGNAVKNRERLTQKPADKIPITIIVLQKIRIPLHLQARPPRQILLSNPTINLLRYVHLLSCTNHFLRTPPLRPVLMEGAPKGRTSTHNEKEKLLFFQVSKKHIAFTKVQNFF; from the coding sequence ATGCGTTATAGCAATCTGCACAACCTTATCCAAAACCTCACGGGTCCTCCATGCCTCCAAATCAAACTCGTAACCACTCTCCCGAACAAAATCGACGGTGTTAAAGGCCGACACATCATTCCCGAACTCATCAAGATCCGCCCCACAAAAACGAACCTCTTTCCTTACGGGAATGCAGTCAAGAACCGCGAAAGGCTGACACAAAAACCAGCTGATAAAATCCCAATAACCATCATCGTTCTCCAAAAAATCAGAATACCTCTCCACCTTCAGGCCCGGCCTCCACGCCAAATCCTCCTCAGCAATCCAACAATCAACCTCCTCCGATATGTTCATCTGCTTTCTTGCACAAATCATTTTCTTAGGACACCTCCATTACGCCCCGTCTTAATGGAGGGGGCCCCAAAAGGTCGGACCTCAACACATAACGAGAAAGAAAAATTGCTTTTCTTCCAGGTATCCAAAAAACATATCGCGTTCACAAAAGTCCAAAACTTTTTTTGA
- a CDS encoding conserved hypothetical protein (Evidence 4 : Unknown function but conserved in other organisms), whose product MICARKQMNISEEVDCWIAEEDLAWRPGLKVERYSDFLENDDGYWDFISWFLCQPFAVLDCIPVRKEVRFCGADLDEFGNDVSAFNTVDFVRESGYEFDLEAWRTREVLDKVVQIAITHSVVGDSEAKERCRERYVCLVEAEFRDRAFAIKSKLRKARSEQAEESLKEQLLRLNYCLRRCREAWRRYAGDGDDAG is encoded by the coding sequence ATGATTTGTGCAAGAAAGCAGATGAACATATCGGAGGAGGTTGATTGTTGGATTGCTGAGGAGGATTTGGCGTGGAGGCCGGGCCTGAAGGTGGAGAGGTATTCTGATTTTTTGGAGAACGATGATGGTTATTGGGATTTTATCAGCTGGTTTTTGTGTCAGCCTTTCGCGGTTCTTGACTGCATTCCCGTAAGGAAAGAGGTTCGTTTTTGTGGGGCGGATCTTGATGAGTTCGGGAATGATGTGTCGGCCTTTAACACCGTCGATTTTGTTCGGGAGAGTGGTTACGAGTTTGATTTGGAGGCATGGAGGACCCGTGAGGTTTTGGATAAGGTTGTGCAGATTGCTATAACGCATTCGGTTGTTGGGGACAGCGAGGCTAAGGAGAGATGCAGGGAGCGGTATGTCTGTTTGGTCGAGGCGGAGTTCCGGGATCGTGCTTTTGCGATTAAATCTAAATTGAGGAAAGCGAGGAGCGAACAGGCTGAGGAGAGCCTGAAGGAGCAGTTGCTTCGTTTGAATTATTGTTTGAGGAGGTGCAGGGAGGCGTGGAGGAGATACGCTGGAGATGGTGATGATGCTGGTTGA
- a CDS encoding conserved hypothetical protein (Evidence 4 : Unknown function but conserved in other organisms): MGSIRNLEDMIGNHKDPNFKSEGERRIANFLEYTSISYHYELGVLINSDDDKPRLWYADFYLLELGACIEYYALVGRQNYNRGINTKERVYSKMPLRVYYFPYFLSYSNRSYSFLSYNPR, encoded by the coding sequence ATGGGCTCGATCCGAAATCTTGAAGACATGATCGGAAACCATAAAGACCCTAACTTCAAATCCGAAGGAGAACGCCGAATAGCCAATTTTCTGGAGTACACTTCAATCAGTTACCACTACGAACTGGGGGTCCTGATCAACTCCGACGATGACAAGCCTCGCCTATGGTATGCTGATTTCTATCTCCTGGAGCTCGGGGCCTGCATAGAGTACTATGCACTGGTAGGAAGACAAAACTATAACAGGGGAATCAATACAAAAGAACGTGTGTACTCGAAGATGCCCCTACGTGTATACTATTTCCCTTATTTCTTATCTTATTCTAATCGATCTTATTCTTTCCTATCCTATAATCCCCGCTAA
- a CDS encoding conserved hypothetical protein (Evidence 4 : Unknown function but conserved in other organisms) has product METIKTLILECVVGNSAQHIREIHLRVSEFRPEVPQHTVRARLSEMSRSDNLEEKLSAFGSGFYGLYQENKEMCSVVSYVDRGPWGDSKYRGNCTGHLVKDLILRFDSKSVFDPAEGGGTVRDVVRGINTYLKREIRYEGRDLNQDWDILTSRLPENQFDLVFYHPPYWDIIKYSDNAKDLSNCTTLNDFELKLNGSVQRLFRVVKPNGIMAILIGDKRRTGHYYALMRTLLMNKNIGQLKAVIIKIQHHCRSDRNFYGANNPFLIPIKHEYCLIFQK; this is encoded by the coding sequence ATGGAAACCATAAAGACCTTGATTTTGGAATGCGTGGTTGGAAACAGTGCCCAGCATATCCGCGAGATACACCTCAGGGTTTCTGAATTCAGGCCGGAGGTGCCTCAACATACTGTCAGAGCCAGGCTCTCCGAGATGTCCCGGAGTGATAACCTGGAGGAGAAGTTGAGCGCTTTTGGAAGCGGATTTTATGGCCTGTATCAAGAAAACAAGGAGATGTGCAGCGTCGTCTCATACGTCGACCGAGGCCCGTGGGGCGATTCCAAATACAGGGGCAATTGTACCGGCCACCTCGTAAAGGACCTTATTTTGCGGTTTGACAGCAAAAGCGTTTTTGACCCGGCTGAAGGCGGTGGAACAGTGAGGGATGTGGTCAGAGGCATCAACACATACCTCAAGCGCGAAATCCGTTACGAGGGCAGAGACCTGAACCAGGATTGGGACATCTTGACCAGCCGACTGCCGGAAAACCAGTTTGATTTGGTCTTTTATCACCCCCCATACTGGGACATCATCAAGTATTCAGATAATGCCAAAGACCTCAGCAACTGCACAACACTGAATGATTTTGAACTCAAGTTGAATGGCTCTGTCCAGCGCCTTTTCCGCGTGGTCAAGCCGAATGGAATAATGGCGATTCTCATTGGCGATAAGCGCAGAACCGGACACTACTATGCCTTGATGAGGACCTTGCTCATGAACAAAAACATTGGGCAGCTCAAGGCCGTCATCATCAAGATACAGCATCATTGCAGAAGCGATCGGAACTTTTACGGCGCAAACAATCCGTTTCTGATTCCCATCAAGCATGAATACTGCCTCATCTTCCAGAAATAA
- a CDS encoding hypothetical protein (Evidence 5 : Unknown function), with product MTNEMPKRLATVRYNGKEYFVDWRLREFRPVEPPLEFIPFDSELGRKIDEMPAPTINKNPRNDKVTVKCSHCGKLLFEGPETEARHLIIYCEDCV from the coding sequence ATGACAAATGAAATGCCGAAAAGATTGGCTACTGTGAGATACAATGGCAAAGAATATTTTGTGGATTGGCGGTTGAGGGAATTCAGGCCTGTTGAACCACCGCTTGAATTCATTCCTTTTGACAGCGAATTGGGCAGAAAAATAGATGAAATGCCGGCACCCACAATCAACAAGAATCCAAGAAATGACAAAGTAACCGTTAAATGTTCCCATTGCGGTAAACTGCTCTTCGAAGGCCCAGAAACTGAGGCGAGACATCTCATTATTTACTGTGAAGATTGCGTCTGA
- a CDS encoding hypothetical protein (Evidence 5 : Unknown function) gives MEKLKGIRKGRIWLNLFKADDGELIATVNKTYMNKEGKWNYTPFLHPRRGDIEDLRDCISEFHEFAKSFKI, from the coding sequence ATGGAAAAACTCAAAGGCATCAGGAAAGGCCGAATATGGCTGAACCTATTTAAGGCAGATGACGGAGAACTCATTGCCACCGTCAACAAAACATACATGAACAAGGAAGGTAAATGGAATTATACCCCGTTCTTACATCCGAGACGTGGTGATATCGAGGATTTGAGGGATTGTATTTCTGAGTTCCACGAATTCGCAAAATCTTTCAAAATCTAA
- a CDS encoding conserved hypothetical protein (Evidence 4 : Unknown function but conserved in other organisms): MKENIGKQVDSWIHAEEIPPPASLKPASKWDGLYPEDEEELEAYWDFIHWAMSQEHAVLLSIPKPENEYDFWDVELDEFGNNVSAFNTVDFERMYPHGLNKYAYRLKKIFEKVNDMALLHSCISNDEGKKNTHERFKNLVENEFRDRAAMLLETLRQYGVWVDKARIFREIAALNGRIRKCNQIWQEHAYQG, encoded by the coding sequence ATGAAAGAAAATATAGGTAAACAGGTAGACAGTTGGATACATGCAGAAGAGATTCCACCTCCAGCGAGTCTTAAGCCCGCATCAAAATGGGACGGACTGTATCCCGAAGATGAGGAAGAGCTTGAGGCTTACTGGGACTTCATCCACTGGGCGATGTCCCAGGAACACGCAGTACTTCTCAGCATACCAAAACCCGAAAATGAATATGATTTCTGGGATGTTGAATTGGACGAGTTCGGCAACAATGTGTCCGCGTTCAACACCGTGGACTTTGAAAGGATGTATCCTCACGGGCTCAACAAATACGCTTACAGGCTCAAGAAGATTTTCGAGAAAGTAAACGACATGGCCCTTCTCCATAGCTGTATCAGTAACGATGAAGGGAAGAAGAACACTCACGAGAGATTCAAAAACCTGGTTGAGAACGAATTCAGAGATAGGGCAGCAATGCTCCTTGAGACACTCAGGCAATACGGGGTTTGGGTGGACAAAGCCAGGATTTTCAGAGAGATTGCAGCGTTAAACGGGCGGATAAGAAAGTGCAACCAGATATGGCAGGAACATGCCTACCAAGGTTGA
- a CDS encoding hypothetical protein (Evidence 5 : Unknown function), with protein MPPTSRVGNSHNLKSAKVICLICKDYVDRRQKEKGKAVCRQCESIFFSPNPERFSRKMILAEDYWINKRKVEEYIFLNAMRKAFERLSQSR; from the coding sequence ATGCCTCCAACTTCAAGAGTCGGAAACAGCCATAACCTGAAGTCCGCCAAGGTTATATGCCTAATATGCAAAGACTATGTCGACAGAAGACAGAAAGAGAAAGGAAAAGCGGTCTGCCGGCAGTGTGAATCCATATTTTTTAGTCCTAATCCCGAACGATTTTCCCGCAAAATGATTCTCGCAGAGGACTATTGGATAAACAAAAGAAAGGTTGAGGAATATATCTTTCTCAATGCCATGAGAAAGGCATTCGAAAGGCTGTCCCAATCAAGGTAA
- a CDS encoding hypothetical protein (Evidence 5 : Unknown function), whose amino-acid sequence MIISLGGCGVPQPPERLISYRARQGYPDFPVDGDSKPKDLFVSTSPFSPKSKEADMRGGKRNQGKRD is encoded by the coding sequence ATGATAATCTCTCTAGGGGGCTGTGGGGTGCCTCAGCCCCCGGAACGCTTAATCAGCTATCGCGCACGGCAGGGATACCCGGATTTTCCTGTTGATGGTGATTCAAAACCAAAAGATTTATTTGTGAGTACGTCTCCTTTTTCTCCAAAATCCAAGGAGGCGGATATGCGTGGAGGAAAAAGGAATCAAGGTAAGAGAGATTAA
- a CDS encoding conserved hypothetical protein (Evidence 4 : Unknown function but conserved in other organisms), whose translation MEEKGIKVREIKNFVSLIKAIRSDEVGWFKYQGKTIFMGYHGGKDALGRTRKKRLYQRRRSRGLCVACGKKITRKNPRTGKPYRLCDFHQEKFDRKKQQ comes from the coding sequence GTGGAGGAAAAAGGAATCAAGGTAAGAGAGATTAAGAATTTCGTGTCCTTAATTAAGGCAATCAGATCAGACGAGGTTGGATGGTTCAAGTATCAGGGAAAAACCATCTTTATGGGGTATCATGGCGGAAAAGATGCCCTCGGCCGGACCCGGAAGAAGAGGCTCTATCAAAGACGGCGGAGTCGAGGCCTATGCGTCGCCTGCGGCAAAAAAATAACAAGAAAAAATCCCCGAACAGGGAAGCCTTACAGGTTGTGTGACTTCCATCAGGAAAAATTCGATAGAAAGAAACAACAATGA
- a CDS encoding hypothetical protein (Evidence 5 : Unknown function) gives MTACPKPRRLTTLKPSMIGSPKRKWDSIDLEEIKASLKRRLSTKETSNTNMRIWGNLICGIVIALSKKVDEELLEPVSRWMDDSDWLNRFKTVKEYTPDWAAYKRKQRRWTKRQKYLAAERLKLYRQDARKKRAFKDDLFSLKKRSSPGKSTDIQFGSDFITPIISPFSPPEQHKKETEQAFRQALSASISDRLPWRLFLMSDLAEAKKFAEFKTYYPENRKKDTVSKLMHFLELEKEERLIINQDEPFGDIVIEPTDAQTKAIICVKDQEGHDYFFDWLTLTDNQRKKIIDDIKANKIISRQVEA, from the coding sequence ATGACCGCCTGCCCTAAACCCAGAAGACTGACCACCCTAAAGCCTTCCATGATTGGCTCCCCAAAAAGAAAATGGGACAGCATCGACCTTGAGGAAATAAAAGCCAGTCTCAAAAGGAGGTTATCCACCAAAGAGACCAGTAACACAAACATGCGCATATGGGGAAATCTTATTTGTGGGATAGTCATAGCGCTTTCTAAGAAGGTCGACGAGGAGCTCCTGGAGCCTGTGAGCCGGTGGATGGATGACTCCGATTGGCTGAACCGGTTTAAAACAGTCAAAGAATATACCCCGGACTGGGCCGCTTATAAAAGAAAACAGAGAAGGTGGACCAAGCGGCAAAAGTATCTTGCCGCAGAACGACTTAAGCTTTACAGGCAAGACGCAAGAAAGAAGCGAGCATTTAAAGACGACCTTTTCTCACTTAAGAAGCGATCAAGCCCGGGGAAAAGTACCGACATCCAGTTTGGCTCCGACTTTATCACTCCGATCATCTCACCCTTCAGCCCCCCTGAACAACACAAGAAAGAAACGGAACAAGCGTTTCGCCAGGCCCTTTCCGCTTCCATTTCCGACCGTCTCCCCTGGAGACTATTCCTCATGTCAGACCTCGCAGAAGCCAAGAAGTTCGCGGAATTCAAGACCTATTATCCCGAAAACAGAAAAAAAGATACCGTATCCAAGCTCATGCACTTCCTGGAACTGGAGAAAGAAGAAAGGCTCATCATCAACCAGGACGAGCCTTTCGGAGACATAGTCATCGAACCCACTGATGCTCAAACGAAGGCCATTATTTGTGTCAAGGATCAGGAGGGACACGACTATTTCTTTGACTGGCTCACACTTACCGATAATCAAAGGAAAAAGATCATAGATGACATCAAGGCGAACAAAATCATATCCAGGCAGGTTGAGGCATAA
- a CDS encoding hypothetical protein (Evidence 5 : Unknown function) — protein MRNPNTFTERQLRFLEAIRERIRHINDPNPEIITDQSYEWLIGHTKQFGKIPKIKFFPNSCHIKAEIIESSGLIDEFQAPKKDEVRAKFSIKKARNTKANLFESEWNNIMLKAKKATFTLALMNQIFSNQDQKVSEPIALFQSIVMDEYAPLIKAQKEPIHPPETAKTAETPKNPGIKTYDQELAELE, from the coding sequence ATGAGAAACCCAAATACCTTTACCGAGCGCCAACTGAGGTTTCTGGAAGCCATAAGAGAGAGAATACGCCATATCAACGATCCAAACCCTGAAATCATAACAGACCAGTCCTATGAATGGCTAATTGGACACACAAAGCAATTTGGGAAGATCCCCAAAATCAAATTCTTCCCAAATTCCTGCCATATAAAGGCGGAAATCATTGAATCTTCGGGCCTAATAGATGAGTTCCAGGCTCCAAAAAAAGACGAGGTTCGAGCTAAATTCAGCATCAAAAAGGCACGGAACACAAAAGCCAATCTCTTTGAATCTGAATGGAACAATATCATGCTCAAAGCAAAAAAAGCCACATTCACCCTGGCTCTCATGAATCAGATCTTTTCAAATCAAGATCAGAAAGTTTCTGAACCAATTGCGCTCTTCCAATCCATCGTCATGGACGAATATGCACCCCTGATTAAGGCCCAGAAAGAGCCAATTCATCCGCCTGAAACAGCCAAAACCGCTGAAACCCCAAAAAACCCAGGAATTAAGACGTATGATCAGGAATTGGCTGAATTGGAATAA
- a CDS encoding hypothetical protein (Evidence 5 : Unknown function): MKTRPRTPISAKIEMNKDKIYRISDPVQLSEIFFPSKNARQRRAAFLAIIFEIKNARDQKLSTTDHIANKYSLSQSSIVKARTKMTRIGLIRKRDGYWMFSTVFSKSLEILVQKVTTYKVQKQNSEASAREKLFVAMAKGAKN; encoded by the coding sequence ATGAAAACCCGGCCCAGAACGCCAATATCAGCCAAAATCGAGATGAACAAGGACAAGATCTACAGAATATCGGACCCGGTCCAACTATCAGAAATCTTTTTCCCTTCAAAAAACGCCCGCCAAAGAAGAGCTGCCTTCCTGGCCATAATCTTCGAAATCAAGAATGCCAGGGATCAGAAACTGAGCACCACGGACCACATTGCAAATAAATATAGCCTCAGCCAGTCATCCATCGTAAAGGCCAGGACAAAAATGACCCGGATAGGATTGATCAGAAAAAGGGATGGGTACTGGATGTTCAGTACCGTTTTTAGCAAGAGTTTGGAAATCCTAGTCCAGAAGGTAACCACCTATAAGGTTCAAAAGCAAAATAGTGAGGCAAGTGCCAGGGAAAAGTTGTTTGTGGCGATGGCGAAAGGAGCGAAAAATTAA
- a CDS encoding hypothetical protein (Evidence 5 : Unknown function) yields the protein MRNIPHGNLLSKGLLYFFIGLTYFNRLIFFASASDLPTLKRWSF from the coding sequence ATGAGAAATATACCACATGGGAATCTATTGTCAAAAGGTTTGTTGTATTTTTTTATTGGTTTAACCTATTTTAACCGATTGATTTTTTTTGCGTCTGCGAGTGATCTGCCGACCTTGAAAAGATGGTCTTTTTAA
- a CDS encoding Helix-turn-helix DNA binding domain-containing protein (fragment), translating into MEDRWLSVDEIAEHLGIKRDTVYRWVNDRQMPGHKIGRLWKFDKKEVDAWVKSGAAGDKDNEDPKTTKDRSK; encoded by the coding sequence ATGGAAGACCGGTGGCTTTCTGTGGATGAGATTGCCGAACATCTTGGCATCAAACGGGATACGGTCTATAGATGGGTTAACGACCGACAGATGCCCGGTCACAAAATCGGTCGGTTGTGGAAGTTTGATAAAAAAGAGGTGGATGCGTGGGTCAAGTCCGGCGCAGCCGGCGATAAAGACAATGAAGACCCGAAGACGACGAAGGACAGGTCGAAATAG
- a CDS encoding DNA repair protein-like protein: MSDTGKKGHRQRLRDRFASGEEDSRSEEALLELLLTYAIPQKDVQPLAARLLSEHGSLSSLLEAPMKTLCQNDGVKGNSAVLLKLVDWIRRHYSPRQLGEDMSKPPIQASLFETISKDAEGTDSVVAERHPKKAMSRRGTLKFSNAVLKEAIQILPGLPDNESLDEIRSFLRANLHFSAEQTRQRYANYITRRMFPEGYADAPLRLFAKAFPNTQELRDVCFYRFLLSEPLEVEIIEDLLIPTLGTGRLSRERIRKRLSEKFPEAKSIVGCGKAIVDALTAGGIAKADRTKISFSYREISVASFGFVLHSEFPEPGMYDIRKLDENRMIRAMLWNPERLLHVLYELRNRGLISKVSEIDNIRQFTIKNTLAVVVEQIVSEEKKP; encoded by the coding sequence ATGTCGGATACAGGGAAGAAAGGGCATCGACAACGGTTGCGGGATCGCTTCGCTAGCGGCGAGGAAGACTCCCGCTCAGAAGAAGCCCTGCTTGAGCTTTTGCTGACCTATGCTATCCCGCAAAAGGATGTTCAGCCTCTTGCCGCCCGTCTGCTTTCGGAACACGGTAGTCTCTCTTCTCTGTTGGAAGCTCCTATGAAAACGCTCTGCCAGAATGACGGCGTTAAGGGAAACAGTGCGGTCCTGCTCAAGCTGGTTGATTGGATTCGCCGGCATTACAGCCCTCGCCAACTTGGGGAAGATATGTCCAAACCTCCGATCCAAGCCTCTTTGTTCGAGACCATTTCAAAAGACGCGGAGGGGACGGATTCAGTTGTGGCTGAGCGGCACCCTAAGAAGGCCATGTCAAGGCGCGGCACCTTGAAATTCAGCAATGCAGTCCTCAAGGAGGCTATCCAGATTCTGCCAGGCCTTCCGGACAACGAGTCGCTGGACGAGATACGTTCCTTCCTCCGCGCTAACCTCCATTTCAGTGCGGAACAGACCCGGCAACGATATGCCAATTACATCACGCGCAGGATGTTCCCGGAAGGTTACGCGGACGCTCCATTGCGCTTGTTTGCCAAAGCCTTTCCGAATACCCAGGAATTGCGGGATGTTTGCTTTTATCGTTTTCTTCTCTCGGAGCCGCTTGAGGTGGAGATTATCGAGGATCTTTTGATTCCTACTCTCGGCACAGGTCGACTGAGCCGCGAGCGAATTCGAAAACGCCTTTCAGAAAAATTCCCCGAGGCTAAAAGCATCGTCGGTTGTGGCAAGGCCATCGTGGACGCCCTTACCGCAGGTGGGATCGCCAAGGCCGACCGAACGAAGATCAGTTTCTCTTATCGGGAGATTTCTGTGGCATCCTTCGGATTCGTTCTGCACAGTGAATTTCCCGAACCGGGCATGTACGACATCCGCAAGCTCGATGAGAATCGCATGATCAGGGCCATGCTCTGGAATCCTGAACGCCTTCTACATGTCCTTTATGAGTTGCGGAACCGGGGGCTGATCAGCAAGGTGTCGGAAATCGATAACATCCGACAGTTCACTATCAAAAACACGCTCGCCGTAGTGGTTGAGCAGATCGTCTCCGAAGAGAAAAAGCCATGA
- a CDS encoding conserved hypothetical protein (Evidence 4 : Unknown function but conserved in other organisms) — protein MKPTEIIEAIRQKLTVPGGRHLYGVLGTYRQLDTFAKKLHQAKTTGGDPFPKPVNVNRGILDAIPDDEFKQLAENEAKRPEPTAAHVARAFERFLRANLNGKGILVLSNLEMLFAYHIELNLLRTMAADEDRVLLLLPGRRSRGRVIMFQEMDEGDYTLPTNLIAENHLWEIRE, from the coding sequence ATGAAGCCCACTGAGATCATCGAAGCCATTCGTCAAAAACTTACGGTTCCCGGCGGGAGACATTTATATGGGGTTCTTGGGACCTATAGACAGCTTGATACTTTCGCTAAGAAACTGCACCAGGCCAAGACCACTGGCGGCGATCCTTTCCCTAAACCGGTCAATGTAAACCGGGGCATCCTGGATGCGATACCGGATGATGAGTTTAAGCAGCTTGCTGAAAACGAAGCCAAGCGACCCGAGCCGACAGCCGCCCACGTAGCAAGGGCATTCGAGCGATTCCTGCGCGCAAATCTAAACGGCAAGGGCATCCTCGTCTTGTCCAATCTGGAGATGCTTTTTGCCTATCACATCGAGCTGAACCTGCTTCGAACAATGGCTGCAGACGAAGATCGGGTGCTGCTTCTCTTGCCCGGGCGGAGATCTCGTGGCCGGGTAATTATGTTTCAAGAAATGGACGAGGGTGACTACACATTGCCCACGAACCTAATAGCCGAAAACCACCTGTGGGAGATTAGGGAATAG